From Segatella copri, the proteins below share one genomic window:
- a CDS encoding sodium:solute symporter, producing the protein MAIVITVLAYFCVLLLFSHLTARKMASNETFYRANRRSPWYMVAFGMVGASISGITFVSVPGMVMRTDMTYLQMCIGFILGYFLVAFLLLPIYYRYNLTTIYGYLQQRLGERSYKTGASFFLLSKMTGAAVRFFVVCILLQRFVLDGIGVPFWVTVPVMVLLIWLYTRKGGIKTLVWTDTFQTLCMFAALILIICQVMSALGMTPSEAITAIAHDSHSRIFVFDDWMSKQNFWKQFLSGVFVVIVMTGLDQDMMQKNLTCKSLREAQKDVCSYGFAFVPANLLFLSLGVLLVMLAQKQGVALPDAPDDLLPMFAASGAMGNLVVVLFTIGIVAASFSSADSALTAITTSLCVDILGRKEDMKLRKRMHLLVAFVFMLFIIAFKAINSTSVIDAIYILCSYTYGPLLGLFAFSLLTKRQVNDRWSPWVCIASPLICFAIDTLTSQYVGYKFGYELLMLNGALTFAGLALIKKETVKYKQ; encoded by the coding sequence ATGGCTATCGTTATCACAGTTCTGGCATACTTCTGTGTGCTACTGCTCTTCAGTCATCTTACTGCCCGTAAAATGGCAAGTAATGAAACTTTCTATCGTGCCAACCGCCGTTCGCCTTGGTATATGGTTGCTTTCGGTATGGTGGGTGCGTCTATTTCGGGCATCACTTTTGTCAGTGTGCCGGGCATGGTGATGAGAACGGATATGACCTACCTTCAGATGTGCATCGGTTTCATCCTGGGTTATTTCCTGGTTGCCTTTCTTTTGCTTCCTATCTATTACCGGTATAATCTCACTACGATTTACGGTTATCTGCAGCAGCGGTTGGGGGAACGTTCGTATAAGACTGGAGCTTCATTCTTCCTCTTGTCTAAGATGACGGGTGCGGCGGTCCGTTTCTTTGTCGTCTGTATCCTCTTGCAGCGTTTCGTGCTCGATGGGATTGGTGTTCCGTTCTGGGTCACGGTTCCTGTCATGGTACTGCTTATCTGGCTTTATACGCGCAAGGGTGGCATCAAGACGCTGGTGTGGACGGATACCTTTCAGACGCTCTGTATGTTTGCGGCGCTCATCCTCATTATCTGTCAGGTGATGTCGGCGTTGGGCATGACTCCTTCCGAAGCGATTACTGCGATTGCTCACGACAGTCATTCCCGTATTTTTGTCTTTGATGACTGGATGTCGAAACAGAATTTCTGGAAACAGTTCCTCAGCGGTGTCTTTGTAGTGATTGTGATGACCGGTCTTGATCAGGACATGATGCAGAAGAATCTTACCTGCAAGTCGCTCCGTGAGGCCCAGAAGGATGTTTGCAGCTATGGTTTTGCCTTTGTGCCTGCCAATCTGCTTTTCCTGAGTCTGGGTGTGTTGCTGGTGATGCTGGCTCAGAAACAGGGAGTGGCTTTGCCTGATGCTCCTGATGATCTGTTGCCGATGTTTGCGGCTTCGGGGGCGATGGGAAACCTGGTGGTGGTCTTGTTTACCATTGGCATTGTGGCGGCAAGTTTCTCCAGTGCCGATTCTGCTTTGACCGCCATTACTACGAGTCTCTGTGTGGATATATTGGGCAGGAAAGAGGATATGAAGCTCCGCAAGCGTATGCATCTGCTGGTGGCTTTCGTCTTCATGCTCTTCATCATTGCTTTCAAGGCGATTAATTCTACGAGCGTGATAGATGCCATCTACATCCTCTGCTCTTATACTTACGGTCCGCTGTTGGGTTTGTTTGCCTTCAGTCTGCTCACCAAGCGTCAGGTAAACGACCGCTGGTCGCCATGGGTCTGCATCGCCAGTCCGCTCATCTGCTTCGCCATCGATACCCTTACCTCGCAGTATGTGGGCTATAAGTTCGGCTATGAGCTTCTGATGCTGAATGGCGCCCTGACATTTGCAGGTCTCGCCCTTATAAAAAAAGAAACAGTTAAATACAAACAATAA
- a CDS encoding M13 family metallopeptidase, translating to MRTKVLFAALLLSATTAFAQQEKLGSGIDKTNMDLTIKPGNDFYRYAAGNWMKNHPLDAEHTDNGAFTDLFEQNQKRIQDIILEYASKPQQKGSLGQKIGSLYNLRMDSVRLNKEGWAPIKPTLDRIAAIKDRREYQLVTAQLDLRGEGTMMYGIGVGADLRDAANNLVEVDQSGLGLGVRDYYVNDDEQTKKIRDAYKAYMKKLFQMVGNDEATAQKKMEAVMAIETRIAKASYSQVQLRDIDKNYHKMTYNQLVLDYPGIDWGNVFLASGFPAFKEICVGQPEPIHEVEKILAETSLDDLKTYAEIKVISGATSVLSDDFRAVSFELSKVMSGVQQDRPRWKRAVSTVSGVLGEAIGKIYVEKYFPESSKKRMLELVHNLQTALSQRIDEATWMSAATKAQAKDKLENFIIKIGYPDKWKDYSGLQVDDSLSLYENMANISEFFTKDEIARKVNKPVDKTEWGMTPQTINAYYNPTTNEICFPAAILQPPFFDPTADDAMNYGGIGAVIGHEMSHGFDDQGSQFDKTGNQNNWWTAADKKNFESRTKILVDHFNQIELAGKKVNGQMTLGENIGDNGGLNIAFRALQNVMKTEKLGVKDEFTPEQRFFLAWARVWAGNARPEYLQYLMTVDVHSPNEARVNGALPMVDSWYKAFNIKKGDKLFVPKNKRAHIW from the coding sequence ATGAGAACAAAAGTATTATTCGCAGCATTGTTGCTCAGTGCAACAACTGCTTTTGCCCAGCAGGAGAAGTTGGGCTCCGGTATTGACAAGACCAACATGGACTTGACCATCAAGCCGGGTAATGATTTCTATCGCTATGCCGCAGGCAACTGGATGAAGAATCATCCACTCGATGCCGAGCATACCGACAATGGTGCTTTCACCGACCTCTTTGAGCAGAACCAGAAGCGCATCCAGGACATCATCCTTGAATATGCTTCCAAGCCACAGCAGAAGGGGTCACTCGGACAGAAGATCGGTTCGCTCTACAACCTCCGTATGGACAGCGTTCGCCTGAACAAGGAGGGATGGGCACCTATCAAGCCAACTCTCGACCGCATAGCAGCCATCAAGGACCGCAGAGAGTATCAGCTCGTTACCGCTCAGCTCGATTTACGTGGCGAGGGTACCATGATGTATGGCATCGGTGTGGGCGCCGACCTTCGTGATGCCGCCAACAACCTCGTTGAGGTAGACCAGAGTGGTCTCGGTCTTGGTGTACGCGATTACTATGTAAACGATGACGAGCAGACCAAGAAGATTCGTGATGCATACAAGGCTTATATGAAGAAGCTCTTCCAGATGGTAGGCAACGACGAGGCTACCGCCCAGAAGAAGATGGAGGCTGTGATGGCTATCGAGACCCGCATCGCTAAGGCAAGCTATAGCCAGGTACAGCTCCGCGACATCGACAAGAACTATCACAAGATGACCTACAACCAGCTCGTGCTCGATTATCCTGGCATCGACTGGGGCAATGTGTTCCTGGCATCCGGTTTCCCTGCTTTCAAGGAAATTTGCGTGGGTCAGCCTGAACCAATCCACGAGGTTGAGAAGATTCTCGCAGAGACCTCTCTGGATGATCTGAAGACATACGCAGAGATCAAGGTGATTTCTGGTGCAACCAGCGTATTGAGCGATGATTTCCGTGCCGTATCCTTTGAGTTGAGCAAGGTAATGAGCGGTGTTCAGCAGGATCGTCCTCGCTGGAAGCGTGCCGTAAGTACCGTGAGCGGTGTGTTGGGCGAGGCTATCGGAAAGATTTACGTAGAGAAGTACTTCCCGGAGAGCAGCAAGAAGCGTATGCTCGAACTGGTTCACAATCTCCAGACTGCGCTTTCACAGCGCATCGACGAGGCTACATGGATGAGTGCTGCTACCAAGGCACAGGCTAAGGATAAGCTGGAGAACTTTATCATCAAGATCGGCTATCCTGACAAGTGGAAGGACTATAGCGGATTGCAGGTAGATGACAGCCTTTCTCTCTACGAGAATATGGCAAATATCTCTGAGTTCTTTACCAAGGATGAAATCGCCCGCAAGGTGAATAAGCCGGTAGATAAGACAGAGTGGGGAATGACTCCTCAGACTATCAATGCTTATTATAACCCAACTACCAACGAGATCTGCTTCCCTGCAGCTATTCTCCAGCCTCCATTCTTCGACCCAACAGCCGATGATGCGATGAACTATGGTGGTATCGGTGCTGTAATCGGTCATGAGATGAGTCATGGCTTTGACGATCAGGGCAGCCAGTTTGACAAGACCGGAAACCAGAACAACTGGTGGACTGCTGCTGACAAGAAGAACTTCGAGTCTCGCACCAAGATCCTGGTTGACCACTTCAACCAGATTGAGTTGGCTGGCAAGAAGGTAAACGGCCAGATGACCCTGGGTGAGAACATCGGTGACAATGGTGGTTTGAACATCGCTTTCCGTGCACTTCAGAATGTGATGAAGACAGAGAAGTTGGGTGTGAAGGATGAATTTACTCCAGAACAGCGCTTCTTCCTGGCATGGGCACGTGTATGGGCAGGCAATGCCCGTCCTGAGTACCTGCAGTATCTGATGACCGTGGATGTTCACTCTCCAAACGAGGCTCGTGTAAACGGTGCCCTCCCAATGGTGGATTCATGGTATAAGGCATTCAACATCAAGAAGGGCGACAAGCTCTTTGTTCCTAAGAACAAGCGTGCACATATCTGGTAA
- a CDS encoding DMT family transporter: MWLVLAFLSAALLGFYDAFKKKALSGNAVIPVLFLNTLFSSLIFLPFIVMSYTGNSLDGTMFHVAEGGWEVHKYIVLKSFIVLSSWIFGYFGMKHLPLTIVGPINATRPVMTLVGALLVYGEVLNLYQWIGVILAIISFAMLSRSGKKEGIDFKHNKWIYFIVLAAVLGAISGLYDKYLMAPPENGGVGLDRMIVQSWYNIYQCFLMGAMLLMIWWPTKKNSTPFHWHWSIIFISIFLSAADFVYFYALSLPGAMISIVSMIRRGSVIVSFLFGAAIFHEKNLKAKFVDLLLVLLGMLFLYFGTK, from the coding sequence ATGTGGTTAGTATTAGCATTTCTCTCAGCAGCGCTGCTGGGATTTTATGATGCCTTCAAGAAGAAGGCACTTTCAGGTAACGCAGTGATTCCCGTGCTCTTTCTGAACACGCTCTTCTCATCGCTCATCTTCCTGCCGTTCATCGTGATGAGCTATACAGGAAATTCGCTGGATGGAACGATGTTTCATGTAGCAGAAGGCGGATGGGAAGTTCACAAGTACATCGTGCTCAAGAGTTTCATCGTATTGAGCAGCTGGATCTTCGGTTATTTCGGCATGAAACACCTGCCGCTCACCATCGTGGGACCTATCAACGCCACCCGACCGGTAATGACCCTCGTAGGTGCCCTGCTGGTTTATGGCGAGGTACTGAATCTGTATCAGTGGATTGGTGTCATCCTTGCCATCATCTCCTTTGCCATGCTTTCGCGCAGCGGCAAGAAAGAGGGTATCGACTTCAAGCACAACAAATGGATTTACTTCATCGTGCTGGCTGCCGTTCTCGGTGCAATAAGCGGTCTCTACGACAAGTATCTGATGGCTCCACCAGAGAATGGTGGTGTAGGATTAGACAGAATGATTGTGCAGAGCTGGTACAACATCTACCAGTGTTTCCTCATGGGAGCCATGCTGCTGATGATATGGTGGCCTACCAAGAAGAACTCTACCCCATTCCACTGGCACTGGAGTATCATCTTCATCAGTATCTTCCTTTCGGCAGCCGACTTCGTTTATTTCTATGCTCTGAGTCTGCCTGGCGCCATGATCAGTATCGTGAGTATGATTCGCCGCGGTTCGGTTATCGTCAGCTTCCTCTTCGGTGCAGCCATCTTCCATGAGAAGAATCTCAAGGCGAAGTTCGTAGATCTGCTCCTCGTTCTGCTCGGTATGCTCTTCCTGTACTTCGGAACCAAGTAA
- the truA gene encoding tRNA pseudouridine(38-40) synthase TruA produces MRYFIFFGYDGTNYHGWQIQPNANSVQQELQRALSILMRKEMEVVGAGRTDTGVHARHMAAHFDTDRIPMEPDQLVYRLNRILPRDIAVYEVREVAPEMHARFSAISRTYHYYIHTQKDPFERHYSLQMNYPLNFEKMNEAAQHFLHHEDYAAFCKAGGDNKTTICHVTAARWIQTSPTTWYFEITANRFLRNMVRAVVGTLIDVGREKITMEQFLDILHNGSRSDAGESMPGNALFLEEVGYDFKD; encoded by the coding sequence ATGAGATATTTCATATTCTTCGGTTACGACGGCACCAACTACCACGGCTGGCAGATTCAGCCCAATGCCAATTCGGTGCAGCAGGAGTTGCAGCGCGCCCTCTCCATACTTATGAGAAAGGAAATGGAGGTGGTGGGAGCAGGAAGGACCGATACCGGCGTACATGCACGACACATGGCAGCCCACTTCGATACCGACAGGATTCCGATGGAACCCGACCAGCTGGTATACCGTCTGAACCGCATCCTGCCCCGCGACATCGCCGTATACGAAGTAAGGGAGGTAGCCCCAGAGATGCATGCCCGTTTCTCTGCCATCTCGCGCACATACCATTATTATATACATACGCAGAAGGATCCGTTTGAGCGCCATTATTCACTGCAGATGAACTATCCCCTGAATTTCGAAAAGATGAACGAGGCGGCTCAGCATTTTCTGCATCACGAAGACTATGCGGCATTCTGCAAGGCGGGTGGCGACAACAAGACTACCATCTGCCATGTAACAGCCGCCCGATGGATACAGACCTCTCCTACCACCTGGTATTTTGAGATTACCGCCAACCGTTTCCTGAGAAACATGGTGAGAGCCGTAGTGGGTACACTCATCGATGTAGGCAGAGAAAAGATTACGATGGAACAGTTTCTCGATATCCTGCACAACGGAAGCCGCAGCGATGCAGGCGAAAGCATGCCGGGTAACGCATTGTTCCTGGAAGAGGTGGGGTATGATTTCAAAGATTAA
- the dapA gene encoding 4-hydroxy-tetrahydrodipicolinate synthase, translated as MAQNIFKGLGVALITPFNTDGSVDYQSLKRLVEFQIDNGADFLCILATTGEAPCLTQEEKDKITELVKDVNKGRIKILKYCGGNNTAAVVEEIKNSDWSGIDGILSICPYYNKPSQEGLYQHFKAIAQVSPLPIVLYNVPGRTGVNMKPETTCRIARDFPNVVAVKEASGSLEQVDEIIKNKPDNFDVISGDDALTFSMIASGAAGVISVIGNALPKAFSRMIRLEFRGEYEPARKIHHSFTELYSLLFVDGNPAGVKALLNDMGFIENELRLPLVPTRIATKQKMSDILKTLNI; from the coding sequence ATGGCACAGAACATATTCAAGGGTTTAGGTGTTGCCCTTATTACTCCTTTCAACACCGATGGCTCGGTTGATTATCAGTCGCTCAAGCGATTGGTAGAGTTTCAAATTGACAATGGTGCAGACTTCCTTTGCATCCTTGCCACAACTGGTGAGGCTCCATGTCTTACACAGGAAGAGAAAGATAAAATCACAGAATTGGTGAAAGACGTGAACAAGGGTCGCATCAAGATATTGAAATATTGTGGCGGTAATAATACTGCTGCTGTCGTTGAAGAAATCAAGAACTCAGACTGGAGTGGCATCGATGGCATCCTCAGTATCTGTCCTTACTACAACAAACCTTCTCAGGAAGGTCTCTATCAGCACTTCAAGGCCATTGCCCAGGTTAGTCCGCTGCCTATCGTGCTCTACAATGTTCCTGGCAGAACCGGTGTCAACATGAAGCCTGAAACAACCTGCCGTATCGCCCGCGACTTCCCTAATGTGGTAGCCGTGAAGGAGGCTAGTGGCAGCCTGGAGCAGGTAGATGAGATTATCAAGAACAAGCCTGATAATTTTGATGTTATCAGCGGCGATGATGCGCTTACCTTCTCAATGATTGCCAGTGGTGCTGCCGGCGTTATCTCTGTTATCGGCAATGCCCTGCCTAAGGCTTTCAGCCGTATGATCCGTCTCGAGTTCCGTGGCGAATATGAGCCAGCCCGTAAGATTCATCATTCTTTTACCGAGCTCTACAGTCTGCTTTTCGTTGACGGTAACCCTGCCGGCGTAAAGGCGCTGCTCAATGACATGGGCTTCATCGAGAACGAGCTCCGTCTGCCTCTGGTTCCTACCCGTATCGCAACCAAGCAGAAGATGAGCGACATTCTGAAGACTTTGAATATCTAA
- a CDS encoding AraC family transcriptional regulator: MVDDRRIIHEITPLMGKDVLYIADRHKKEFTYPIHNHSVYELNFVENAKGVRRIVGDSQEVIGDYDLCLITSPDLEHVWEQNECHSDDIREITVQFDFSMSDETLFGRNPYASITRMMQEAKKGLSFPLQAIMKVYGLLDTLSSVKDGFYAVQQFLTILYELSRCENARTLASSSYAKVKVEDDSRRILKVKNFISKNYMDELRLPELASLAGMSSSAFSRFFKLHTGRNISEYIIDLRLGYAARMLVDTAKSISEIGFDCGFNNLSNFNRIFKKKKGCSPSEFRESYHKTRIIV, translated from the coding sequence ATGGTAGATGATAGAAGAATCATACACGAGATAACACCGCTGATGGGTAAGGATGTGCTCTATATTGCAGACCGACACAAGAAGGAGTTTACTTATCCTATCCATAACCATTCGGTGTACGAGTTGAACTTTGTTGAGAATGCAAAGGGAGTAAGAAGAATCGTTGGAGATTCGCAGGAGGTGATAGGCGATTATGATCTCTGTCTCATCACATCGCCCGATCTGGAGCATGTATGGGAGCAGAACGAATGCCACAGCGATGACATCCGTGAGATTACCGTCCAGTTTGATTTCTCCATGAGTGATGAAACGCTCTTCGGAAGAAATCCCTACGCCAGCATTACCCGTATGATGCAGGAAGCGAAGAAGGGACTCTCATTCCCGTTGCAGGCAATCATGAAGGTATACGGATTGCTCGATACTTTAAGTTCCGTAAAAGACGGTTTCTATGCCGTACAGCAGTTCCTGACCATTCTCTACGAACTGTCACGCTGCGAAAATGCCCGCACCCTGGCTTCCAGCAGTTATGCCAAGGTAAAGGTAGAAGACGATAGCCGGCGCATCCTGAAGGTGAAGAATTTCATCTCCAAGAACTATATGGATGAACTCCGTCTGCCGGAGCTTGCCTCGCTGGCAGGCATGAGCAGCAGTGCGTTCAGCCGTTTCTTCAAGCTCCATACCGGCAGAAATATCTCTGAGTATATCATCGACCTGCGGCTGGGTTATGCTGCCCGCATGCTGGTAGATACCGCCAAGAGTATCAGCGAGATAGGCTTTGATTGCGGATTCAACAATCTCAGCAACTTCAACCGCATCTTCAAGAAAAAGAAAGGATGCTCGCCAAGCGAGTTCCGTGAAAGCTATCATAAGACAAGAATCATTGTATAA
- the uxaC gene encoding glucuronate isomerase, which yields MKQFMDENFLLDTKTAQDLFHNHAAKMPIIDYHCHLIPEMVANDHKFKSITELWLGGDHYKWRAMRTNGVDERFCTGTDTSDWEKFEKWAETVPYTFRNPLYHWTHLELKTAFGIDKQLSPKTAREIYDECNEKLQLPEFSARGLMRHYNVECVCTTDDPIDDLRYHKQTRESGFEIKMIPAWRPDKAMNIEKPDFADYMNKLGEVAGVNLVTFQDMVDALQKRHDFFTENGCKLSDHGIEEFYDEPYTDSQIETIFAKAMRGQQLSALEIRQYKHAFLKVCAEMDHAADWTQQYHYGAIRDNNTLMYNKLGADTGFDSIGEFTTAKAMSSFLNELNMEGKLTRTILYTLNPCANEVIATMLGNFQDGSCPGKIQFGSGWWFNDQLDGMTRQMNALSVLGLLSRFVGMLTDSRSFLSYPRHEYFRRLLCNLLGNDVEKGLLPNDMESLSRMVEDISYNNARNYFKFY from the coding sequence ATGAAGCAATTTATGGATGAAAACTTCCTGCTCGACACGAAGACTGCACAGGATCTTTTCCACAATCATGCGGCTAAAATGCCAATTATCGATTATCACTGCCACCTCATCCCTGAGATGGTAGCCAATGATCACAAGTTTAAGAGTATTACAGAACTTTGGCTCGGCGGCGACCACTACAAGTGGCGTGCTATGCGTACCAACGGTGTAGATGAGCGCTTCTGCACAGGTACTGATACTAGCGACTGGGAGAAGTTCGAGAAGTGGGCTGAAACAGTGCCTTATACTTTCCGTAACCCTCTCTATCACTGGACTCATCTGGAGCTCAAGACTGCTTTCGGTATCGATAAGCAGCTCAGCCCTAAGACAGCCCGTGAAATCTACGATGAGTGTAACGAGAAGTTGCAGTTGCCTGAATTCAGCGCTCGTGGCTTGATGCGTCATTATAACGTAGAGTGCGTTTGTACTACAGACGACCCAATCGATGACCTGCGTTACCACAAGCAGACACGTGAGAGCGGATTCGAAATCAAGATGATTCCTGCTTGGCGTCCTGACAAGGCTATGAACATCGAGAAGCCAGATTTCGCTGACTATATGAACAAGCTCGGTGAGGTAGCAGGTGTTAACCTCGTTACATTCCAGGATATGGTTGATGCTTTGCAGAAGCGTCACGACTTCTTTACTGAGAACGGCTGTAAGTTGAGCGACCACGGTATCGAGGAGTTCTACGATGAGCCATACACAGATTCTCAGATTGAGACTATCTTTGCTAAGGCTATGCGTGGCCAGCAGCTTTCTGCTCTCGAAATCCGTCAGTACAAGCATGCATTCCTCAAGGTTTGCGCTGAGATGGATCACGCTGCCGACTGGACACAGCAGTACCACTATGGTGCTATCCGCGACAACAATACACTGATGTACAACAAGCTCGGTGCTGATACCGGTTTCGATTCTATCGGTGAGTTCACTACAGCCAAGGCTATGAGCAGCTTCCTTAATGAGCTCAACATGGAGGGTAAGCTCACACGTACTATCCTCTATACTTTGAACCCATGCGCCAACGAGGTTATCGCTACCATGCTCGGTAACTTCCAGGATGGTTCTTGCCCAGGTAAGATCCAGTTTGGTTCTGGCTGGTGGTTCAACGATCAGCTCGATGGTATGACCCGCCAGATGAACGCACTCTCTGTATTGGGTCTCCTGAGCCGTTTCGTAGGTATGTTGACCGACTCACGTTCATTCCTCAGCTACCCACGTCACGAGTACTTCCGTCGTTTGCTCTGCAACCTCCTCGGCAATGATGTAGAGAAGGGCTTGCTTCCTAACGACATGGAGAGCCTCTCTCGTATGGTAGAGGATATCTCTTACAACAATGCTCGCAACTACTTCAAGTTCTATTAA
- a CDS encoding YihY/virulence factor BrkB family protein has product MGVIDRILGFYEDIREFNSSNIKDFRGRLKSWIKMGMLAGRIFYLKDMWARDVAALTFASFMALIPFMAMMFVIARGFGYVSLLESWLSTTFEAQPVVAQTIVNFVHNYIENTQSNYIIGTGIVMFLYTIVSLMQKIELTFDDIWHTGERSWKQIVTEYPTILFGLGLLILFASSINVWTVNMVDNVDRIADIGDTIPSFILHLAAFVPMFLFFVFCYYVIPNTYIRVRSTLVPSFLAGVCMTALQYGYIYLQVFLSSYNVIYGSLAAIPLFLLWLQISWAIVVFGALLCHTNQNIHYYDGDLQYDHLKLVQRIKVCGVVMHLVCRRFNQGEQAYTPKEIHDLTKIHQQIVNQSVKELLRARLLVEIRNGKKSSFEESVVLHPIEKIEHLTYGVMIERLFSYGEDISSLAALESDMAMWKDIDIVNAEFIEKGKQIAF; this is encoded by the coding sequence ATGGGGGTAATAGACAGAATACTAGGTTTTTACGAAGATATCAGGGAGTTCAATTCTTCTAATATCAAAGACTTCCGGGGCAGACTCAAGTCTTGGATCAAGATGGGTATGCTTGCCGGTCGCATCTTCTATCTCAAGGATATGTGGGCCAGGGATGTGGCTGCCTTGACTTTTGCCTCCTTCATGGCTCTGATACCTTTCATGGCTATGATGTTTGTCATAGCCCGTGGTTTCGGCTATGTCTCTCTGCTCGAATCCTGGCTCTCTACCACCTTCGAGGCACAGCCCGTTGTAGCGCAGACCATCGTTAACTTTGTACACAATTATATCGAGAATACGCAGAGCAACTATATCATCGGTACGGGTATCGTGATGTTTCTCTATACCATCGTTTCGCTGATGCAGAAGATAGAGCTTACCTTCGATGACATCTGGCATACGGGCGAGCGTTCGTGGAAGCAGATTGTTACCGAATATCCTACCATTCTGTTTGGTCTGGGACTGCTGATACTCTTTGCTTCCAGCATCAATGTATGGACGGTGAATATGGTGGATAATGTAGACAGGATAGCGGATATCGGTGATACCATTCCTTCGTTCATCCTTCATCTGGCGGCTTTTGTTCCGATGTTCCTGTTCTTCGTGTTCTGCTATTATGTCATCCCGAATACCTATATCCGGGTTCGCAGTACTCTGGTTCCATCGTTCCTGGCGGGTGTCTGCATGACGGCACTTCAGTATGGATATATCTATCTGCAGGTTTTTCTGTCCAGCTACAATGTCATCTATGGTTCGCTGGCAGCCATTCCGCTTTTCCTGTTATGGCTTCAGATTTCGTGGGCTATCGTAGTGTTTGGCGCCTTGCTTTGCCATACCAACCAGAACATCCATTATTATGATGGTGATTTGCAGTACGATCACCTGAAACTGGTGCAGCGCATCAAGGTCTGTGGGGTAGTGATGCATCTGGTATGTCGTCGGTTCAATCAGGGCGAACAGGCGTATACTCCGAAAGAAATTCATGATTTAACGAAGATACATCAACAGATTGTCAACCAGTCGGTTAAGGAACTGTTACGTGCCCGTTTGCTGGTAGAAATCCGGAATGGTAAGAAAAGCAGTTTTGAGGAATCGGTAGTTCTTCATCCGATAGAGAAGATAGAGCATCTTACCTATGGTGTGATGATAGAGCGCCTCTTCAGTTATGGCGAGGATATCTCAAGCCTGGCCGCCTTGGAGTCGGATATGGCGATGTGGAAGGATATCGATATCGTGAATGCAGAGTTCATAGAAAAGGGAAAGCAAATCGCTTTCTGA
- a CDS encoding phosphoribosyltransferase, whose translation MANYENEINSWPVLKNGLHYKWLVDYAAFSAFGTFELTAEEWEKRDLIVNFKGNSELTTEMDHQEALKKAIEMVSDKLKSLLGEEAAQFTLVCIPAALEAHTKRRFKEFSEEICKATGMTNAYPAFSYTHDVDEDGDPVDELHIDEAFFQGKKIILFDDIIASGNSVAKFADQLEGYGAKVELALALGKKISDGYDQK comes from the coding sequence ATGGCTAATTACGAAAATGAAATCAACTCATGGCCAGTTCTGAAAAACGGACTGCACTACAAATGGCTTGTCGACTACGCTGCATTCAGCGCCTTCGGTACTTTTGAGCTCACAGCAGAGGAATGGGAAAAACGCGACCTTATCGTCAACTTTAAAGGTAACTCTGAGCTCACTACGGAGATGGACCATCAGGAAGCCCTGAAGAAGGCTATCGAAATGGTATCAGACAAGCTGAAGAGTCTTTTGGGCGAAGAGGCAGCACAGTTTACCCTGGTCTGCATTCCGGCAGCTCTTGAGGCGCATACCAAGCGCCGTTTCAAGGAGTTCAGCGAGGAGATATGCAAGGCTACGGGCATGACCAACGCCTACCCTGCCTTCAGCTACACGCATGATGTAGATGAAGATGGCGATCCTGTAGATGAACTCCATATCGACGAGGCTTTCTTCCAGGGCAAAAAGATTATTCTCTTTGATGACATCATCGCATCCGGCAATTCGGTAGCCAAGTTTGCCGACCAGCTGGAGGGATATGGTGCCAAGGTTGAACTGGCGCTAGCACTGGGAAAAAAGATTTCTGACGGATATGACCAGAAATAA